One genomic window of Panicum hallii strain FIL2 chromosome 6, PHallii_v3.1, whole genome shotgun sequence includes the following:
- the LOC112897633 gene encoding rRNA 2'-O-methyltransferase fibrillarin-like produces the protein MATLPQRFKLLATRCAAGAPSPSRSPAPAYATGAASPGYRLRRRARGGAGASARRRGRLRRFLCRRGGGSGEGEPLAAARREEEDDDVRRPLFGGGRAGGGGRTLRDLFVASPEAGRRRGGCSCDEDEDGEEDGGGRAGADPGGGGAWRGSRRFGSGGLRSLLMRRSWRPVLVAIPEADGGKIELGAIEE, from the coding sequence atGGCGACGCTGCCGCAGCGGTTCAAGCTGCTGGCGACGCGGTGCGCGGCGGGGGCGCCCAGCCCGTCGAGGAGCCCTGCGCCGGCGTACGCGACCGGGGCCGCCAGCCCGGGGTACCGCCTGCGCCGCCGGgcccggggcggggcgggggccaGCGCCAGGCGCCGCGGGCGCCTGCGCCgcttcctctgccgccgcggcggcgggagtGGCGAAGGCGAGCCCCTGGCGGCCGcgcggcgggaggaggaggacgacgacgtcaGGAGGCCGCTGTTCGGCGGGggccgggcgggcggcgggggccgcaCGCTGCGGGATCTGTTCGTGGCGTCCCCGGAGGCCGGGCGCCGCCGTGGGGGCTGCAGCTgcgacgaggacgaggacggCGAGGAAGATGGCGGCGGGAGGGCGGGCGCGgatcctggcggcggcggcgcgtggcggGGAAGCCGGAGGTTCGGCTCCGGCGGGCTGCGGAGCCTGCTGATGCGGCGGAGCTGGCGGCCGGTGCTGGTGGCCATCCCGGAGGCGGACGGCGGCAAGATCGAGCTCGGCGCCATCGAGGAATAA